A portion of the Agrobacterium tumefaciens genome contains these proteins:
- a CDS encoding bifunctional allantoicase/(S)-ureidoglycine aminohydrolase yields MAEMKKYYSDMGGLPGQTELLSSKAVFKTAYAVIPKTVMSDIVTSVLPHWTGTRAWIIARPMTGFSETFAQYIVEVQPGGGSERPEPDARAQAAIFVVDGEMTVEFEGVQHALRTGSFAFLPAGSRWQLRNSGTAPVKFHWVRKAFQAVDGLEPPPAIFTHEDEHALSAMPDTDGKWATTRFIDPDDVRYDMHLNIVSLEPGATIPFMETHVMEHGLYVLEGKAVYRLNEDWVEVQAGDFMWLRAFCPQACYAGGPGRFRYLLYKDVNRHVKLW; encoded by the coding sequence ATGGCTGAAATGAAGAAATATTATTCGGATATGGGCGGTCTGCCGGGGCAGACGGAACTGCTGTCGAGCAAGGCTGTTTTCAAGACTGCCTATGCGGTCATCCCCAAAACCGTCATGTCCGATATCGTGACGAGCGTGCTCCCGCACTGGACAGGGACCCGGGCCTGGATCATCGCCCGACCGATGACCGGTTTTTCCGAGACTTTTGCGCAATATATCGTTGAAGTGCAGCCTGGCGGCGGCAGCGAGCGGCCGGAGCCGGACGCAAGGGCGCAAGCGGCGATCTTTGTCGTTGATGGTGAAATGACCGTGGAGTTTGAGGGCGTGCAGCATGCATTGCGGACCGGCTCCTTCGCCTTCCTGCCCGCCGGCTCGCGCTGGCAGCTGCGCAATTCCGGCACGGCACCGGTCAAGTTCCACTGGGTCCGCAAGGCGTTTCAGGCGGTGGACGGGCTGGAGCCGCCGCCGGCGATCTTCACGCATGAAGATGAACACGCTCTGTCGGCGATGCCCGATACGGACGGCAAATGGGCGACCACCCGGTTTATCGATCCCGACGACGTGCGTTACGACATGCACCTCAACATCGTCAGCCTGGAGCCGGGCGCTACCATTCCTTTCATGGAAACCCATGTCATGGAGCACGGTCTTTACGTGCTGGAAGGCAAGGCGGTTTACCGGCTGAACGAGGATTGGGTGGAAGTGCAGGCGGGTGATTTCATGTGGCTGCGCGCATTTTGCCCGCAGGCTTGCTATGCAGGCGGGCCGGGCCGTTTCCGCTACCTGCTCTACAAGGATGTGAACCGCCACGTGAAGCTCTGGTAA
- a CDS encoding class I SAM-dependent methyltransferase, which translates to MRQVKKRNLDGASLITPDTVAKEIFARKTEAFDEHFAVAKAEIAIILELAQQQFENGVSAHEIIHRTAGALHGLREKLHSSVWAELIPLVQNHSVSDYFLEDPFTRWSFEKPRGYSGDAQLLDFIYGHDSVADKVKNATPLGAALYDYTKDASSSVAVRERRDLLTRFVDEAAARHGSETEILTIASGHLREADSSVALKEGKIRRWVALDQDPLSVGSVARDFNGSCIEAIDGSVRDIVLRSHELGKFDLVYAAGLYDYLNDKVAIKLTRRCIEMLKPGGMFLFANFSEDIVVDGYMETFMNWALLLRSKADMWRIVNASADPASIEAEVFFGENHNIVYATMRKKA; encoded by the coding sequence GTGAGGCAGGTAAAGAAAAGAAATCTGGACGGGGCAAGTCTGATCACTCCTGATACTGTCGCAAAAGAGATTTTTGCGCGGAAAACGGAAGCGTTCGATGAGCATTTCGCAGTTGCGAAAGCAGAGATCGCGATCATTCTCGAATTGGCACAACAGCAGTTCGAAAATGGTGTTTCAGCACATGAGATAATACATCGAACGGCTGGCGCACTGCATGGCCTGCGCGAAAAGCTCCACTCAAGCGTGTGGGCTGAACTGATTCCTCTGGTGCAGAATCACTCCGTGTCGGACTATTTTCTGGAAGATCCCTTCACGCGCTGGTCGTTCGAAAAGCCGCGGGGCTATTCGGGCGATGCGCAGCTTCTCGACTTCATCTACGGTCACGACAGCGTTGCCGATAAGGTGAAGAACGCAACGCCGCTTGGCGCGGCTCTCTACGATTATACGAAGGACGCCAGTTCCTCGGTCGCTGTCCGCGAGCGGCGGGATTTGCTGACCCGGTTTGTTGACGAGGCTGCGGCCCGGCATGGAAGCGAAACGGAAATCCTCACCATTGCATCGGGACATCTGCGCGAGGCGGATTCATCCGTGGCCTTGAAAGAGGGCAAGATCCGGCGCTGGGTGGCGCTTGATCAAGATCCCCTGAGTGTCGGTTCCGTTGCCCGCGATTTCAACGGCAGCTGCATCGAGGCGATTGACGGTTCGGTGCGTGACATCGTCCTGCGTTCGCACGAGCTCGGCAAATTCGATCTGGTATATGCCGCCGGTCTTTACGATTACCTGAATGACAAGGTGGCGATCAAGCTTACGCGGCGCTGCATAGAGATGCTGAAGCCCGGCGGAATGTTCCTCTTCGCCAACTTCTCCGAAGACATTGTGGTCGATGGCTACATGGAGACCTTCATGAACTGGGCGCTGCTGTTGCGTTCGAAGGCGGATATGTGGCGGATCGTCAACGCCAGCGCCGATCCCGCAAGTATCGAGGCGGAGGTATTTTTCGGCGAAAACCACAATATCGTCTATGCCACGATGCGCAAAAAGGCCTGA